One window from the genome of Procambarus clarkii isolate CNS0578487 chromosome 90, FALCON_Pclarkii_2.0, whole genome shotgun sequence encodes:
- the LOC123746440 gene encoding uncharacterized protein translates to MAVTGSKKSSAFSIHSLKKAIKKFVKKTLPTKGGKKVKEDKTVQRVDFEAEIEDNLANEALEARLIQIIEASPATLDLNISLKGSLMVKTSPDFDVQFGTFWTSDDDDASWALCKDLLQTSKALGSTPAKA, encoded by the coding sequence ATGGCAGTCACTGGCAGCAAGAAGTCTTCGGCTTTCAGCATTCATAGCCTGAAGAAGGCCATTAAGAAGTTCGTAAAGAAGACTCTCCCAACCAAGGGCGGGAAGAAGGTCAAGGAGGACAAGACTGTCCAGCGTGTTGACTTCGAGGCCGAGATTGAAGACAACCTTGCCAACGAGGCCTTGGAGGCCCGCCTTATACAGATCATCGAAGCCTCTCCTGCTACCCTGGACCTCAACATAAGCCTGAAGGGGTCGCTGATGGTGAAGACCTCGCCCGACTTCGATGTGCAGTTCGGCACCTTCTGGACTTCTGACGACGACGACGCGAGCTGGGCCCTCTGCAAGGACCTTCTCCAGACATCGAAAGCCCTCGGTTCGACACCAGCCAAGGCGTAG